ATTTGATCCAAAAGGtgaataaatatgcatatacttATTTCATATCTAAAGAATACATTGATTGTATCATAAAGCATGTTAAATGTTAATTAGAAACAAAATAACATATGATTTGTTTATAATCAAGTGTGGGTTGATGACGCCAGAATAGGCCGGGATGTCTTGATAGTATACAAAATAGAGAGAAGTCACGAAAGTTGTATTGAAAAGGAtacctttaatttttaaagacaTAGCTTGCGCACATGAACTAAACAAGATACTAGAGATATCAGTGCCCAAGTTCCGTATTACAACCTAGAATTTTAGTCGGAATATATTTGCGTGGACATAAATTTCGGGGAATAACAACACTACAAGAAATTTAGTATATTTAAGAGGTAAATTACctcttcaagattttttttaatgaacttcatgaatttgacatgaaaattatctatttattttattcattttcttcGCCTAATGGTCTTATTAATAGTACTACTCTACCTTTTATTTTCTTCGTTAAAGATTGTTTTGCtcaaaatgttaattttttaacCATTGGTGGGAGAAAGGAACTTTTAAATGATTACATATAGAAGAAATTCTATGTTGTTAAAGGGGTTAAGAAGCTTTCAACTCTTGTTTTACCGTTGTCGGTCATTCGACTCAAGTTGGACTTTGGCAAATATATCCATTATGAAATTTTGTTTTGGACAAAAAATTAAACCCACAATATTTCTCGTGGCTACATGAATTGAAGTGCGTACAACACATTAATGCACCGTGAAGAGACACATCTCCTTAGTCAATGGTGTGCACTAGAAGTGTTAACTGCACTTGGACATTTGTCACTGCACAGATACAACACAAcctaaaaatgtaattttacaCAACTTTTAATGCGACGAACAACCTTCTAATGTTTACTACTAGGATTATAAGTATGTCTACTTGATATACTAACAACAGAAATTATATCAGGACAAACAAAGAACACCATAAGCATTACAGTCCCAATTATTTTAGCATATTTCATTTGAGAAACACTAGAATCTTTATACTATTACAAGTGAATGCTAGGATCACGAGGAGATCTCCCTAAACtacatcaaaataattaattttttaaacttgATTTTAATGTAATGAGACTGACACAAAGAGAAATcgtcaatatttcttttaattttgattcCTAAAATTACATCTACTTAATAATGATTTTCCATTTGAAACTTAGTAGACAAAAAGTTCTTAGTTTTATCAATAACAGTaatttttggacaaaaattaacaagttatatacataatatCACGCAATTTGAACCTTTCATTTCTAAATAATCATAGGTATAAGATTAATTGACAAGAAAATCATTATCCACTAATGTGATATAAGACTTTTCATAAGCTTAGGTGTCTAGTTTACTCCATACAAGGACATACTCAACTTCAATATTTAACTATCTTCTCCTGGAACCACAAAACCTTTTGGTTGAGTTAAATATAACTATTCATCTAGGCAaccatttaaaaatattgttttgacATCCATTTTATCACTAAATCATGAAAAGTGGAAAAAACAATAAGACTCCTAACGGTCATTATTTTTGTCATAAGagaataaatatcaaaataatcaacatCTTTCTTTTCGTTAAAACTCCTCATCAAAATTCTAGCCTTATAGTTTTCAATTGTAGCTTCGGGTCTCAATTTGTTCTTATATCTCCACTTGCTACATATTAATTTACAACCTTTATGCAAATAAGACAACTCTGAAGTGTGATTcaaaactataaattttaatttatttttaacaccttcttttcaaaatatcaCATATATTGATCTCATATTATagagtttaattcatttttagtatattcttttcaaaatatcaCATATGGTGATCTCGGTTCCTCATCATAAGATTTAGGTTCTATTAACTAGACAGACACTAAATCTTATACctaaattttcaatcaaaaatATAGTGATAAAATCATGACAAAGTTGTTGTCAAATCTACATCTTTTACTCCTTGTTAGTTCATTTAATGCTTCATAGAAATAACTTCATTAGAAGAAACAACATAAGGATCAACAAACATAAATGTAGAAGCATCATTTTACATATCACCAAACACATCATTTTTCAAaggaaattttcaaaaaattcagcacgtcaagaatcacaaatagaaaaactattttaaaaacaaaaatctatatGCAGCACTCTTTTTcacatacccaataaagacgATGTCAAAAGTCTTACAACCCACATTTACTCATTTAAAATCAGATTGTCTTACCTTAACCAAAGACCTCAAAACattcagaaatttcaaattaggAGAAAAGCATTTCTAAAACATATATTAGGTCTTGTCTAACGTTTTATGAGGGACCATTAAGAATCTAACATGCAAATAAGAAAGCTTCCCCCTACATGTTGTTTGATAGACTCGACCTTAAAATCATAGAATTTATCATTTCGTCAAGggttttatatatttgttcagctacaccattttgttggaATATAACGAGCACTAAGCTCATGTATAATGTCATTTTTCTTACAAATATACTCCAGAATTTTCGTATTATATTTACTGCCCCTACCAGATCCAAAAATCTCTTGATTTTCttgtctattttatttttacttcgAATTTAAAGAACATACTGTTAGAATGATaaagattttgataattgacaaataCAAAAACAGGTTGTACAGACGTGTTTTTACAGAACGAATCCGACTTGGATAAGGAGAACGTCAACCACGTGAATTAGAAGTTATAAAGCTgtggaattattattttttcaacaagcaacaagtacaaaaaGTTTCCTTTTAGAAAGGAGTTCAAAGCcaagagaaagaaggaaaactaaTTCCTATTCAAGgaaatctattcaaggaaattgtgttttcttatttatttaaggaaattatGTAGAAAAGGAGTCCAAGTAGAAGTCAACAAGGATTTGTAGAGGGAAAATACAAGTTGAATTATACAAGGATTCTTTGAAGTTTTGACCTATAAATAGGGAGCTAattgcataaaaaaaaattgtgcactcacatagagagaagatcaaaacacgatcaagatgtttgaaagaattttgagatttattggGAGTGTAACATTTTGTAAGGAAAAATTGTAGGATTGTATTCAAGAGTCTTGTTTACATTTGTGAGTTGGAGTTGTTCGACAAGTTGTAGGGTTTTGTGTCTTTGGGTagctagaaattagagtttataatttcttatctaggaattagagtttataattcgtctaggaattagagtttataattccttaggttacatagatttgtaatcttttgttgagacttgaaatttaataaagtggAGTTAAATCCTACAGAGGTGTATTTCGTTGTTTTTACCCTTGTGAGTTGGGGTTTTCCGCGATAAAATATTGTGGTATTATTTTATCTACTTCACAAAACTTAACTGTTGTAATTTCTCGAAGGATAATATAGAATTAACCTGTTCCTAAGGCGAATTTGGGGGTCAGAATtccaacaattggtatcagagcaggttatCTTTAAAGAGTCTAACAACTCAAGATAAGATCGTAATGAATTCTGCACCTCTTCTTGGGCATGGTCAATGGCAACATATCAACAGACCACCATTATTTAATTGAGAATACTACTATTGGTGGAAGACAAGATTGGAAGATTTCATTCAAGCTGAAGATTACGAATTATGTGTTAGAATTACTTATGGACCATTAATTCCTACTATTACTGATAGTGAAGGGAATAAGGTACCTAAACCTATAGAAAAGTATGGAGAAGCCGATTACAAGATGTTCGGAAAGAATGCAAAAGCTAAGTGCATTCTTGTATGTGGATTAGGACCTGATGAGTTTAACCGCATCTCTAGTTGTACCTTTGCAAGACAAATATGGGACACATTAAAAAACGCTCACGAAGGTAAAAATCAAGTTCATAAATTCAGAATTGCCAGACTTTGTTCTGAATATGAAACCTTCAAGATGAAATCTGGAGAATCACTTCAAGATATGATCACCAGATTTACCACTGTTGTAAATGAGTTTATATCATTTGGCAAAGTATACACCTCTGAGGAATAGGTATAAAAAGTACTAAGGACTCTGCCTAGATCATGGGAAATAAAAGTTACTGCAATCAAAGAAGCCAAAGATCTAACCAATATGACTTTGGATGAATTAGTAGGAAATCTCAAAACTTATGAGATGAATGTTGACAAAAGAGgtgaaggaaaaaaagagaaaaatcatgGATTTAAAGAAACTAAAAGTGATGAATCTTACATAGATGTGATGATCTTGCTCTGATAAGTAAGAACTTCAAGAAACTCTTAAAAAGGGGATTAAATGCTAGCAAGAAACTGCCACCCTAATAAGAAAGAAATCTTGAGAGACCAAAGAGTGGAGGCTGCTTCAAGTGTGGTGAGACAGATCATCAGATCATGGATTGCCCAATGTGGGAATTAGAatggaaaagggaaaaaaactgaaaaataaaggaaggggctctttaataaaaagaaaaacaaagaaagagaacaaCCAATGTATGCAGCTTGGAGAACAGGTTATTCAGACAtgtatgaagaagatgatgaggaCATTGCTTTGATGGCGATAGAAGAATCAGATGTTGAACCTGAATCAGACTCTGAAGAAACTGAGGTAAATCTTCTTAACCTAAAAGATAAATTAGTAAGGTTCTCTAAGAAAAAACATTCATTCTTATTACTTGCTTCCATAGACACAATTCAAGAACTTGTTAACACCAAGAGTCAACTACTTACTTCCTTATCTAGCTTAAAGTTTGAGCACATTGATCTTAATAAGAACAAACATGACCTTCTAGGGAAAATCAAGCAACTTGAATCTCACAATTTGGAACTAAGAACTGAGAGTGAACTGCCTAACCAAACACTTGAGGTCGacaaactcaaaaatattttaaaactataaacGGAAAACtctaaaagaatgaatcttgaattaaatCGGATGAGAAGTGATCTCGAAAGAGCAAATAAGTGGACAAAATCATCCATGATAGTAATCCATCCAGGTAACAATAATAGGAACATTAAAACTGGAATAGGGTATGGACAACCCATAAATCGGAATCCTAtgttttgtattatttgtgGTATCTCAGGTCACTCTAAACAATAATGTCCTAAATACAAGGCTAGTGCAGAAAATAATGCTAGAGGAACTTTTAAAACTGTTCAAAGGAACAGATATActcaaaggaaaaataatcTTCCCAAGTGGGCTTATGGAGATCTTATTCATCCTTTTTATCAATACAAAGGACCCAAGCTAGTCTGGGTTCCTAAATCTAACATTTGAATTTGCTGGAAAAGTTAGAGCAAGCAGAGAACATTCACCAATTGAACATGCTATTTCAGATGCATGATTGTAACTTTAACAAAAAATCCTCTCActtgaatagaaaaaaaaagaatggatGAATAACATTAACtggaaaaaaaagttgaaaaaaaaggagaaagacTGAAGAAGCATGTTGAAGGAAATAGGTTCAACCTATGCAGTATCTAACAAGTGCACTAAGATGATCAATCAATCAAAACTATGATCAGCCAAGGAAAACACTTTCAAAAGGAACAATTTGAAACTTGGGgatgattaggattacttatGTATCCAAAAATGGCTAATGAACATTGTGCATATTGGCCTATAATATTGAATTCTATGCTCAGTTTTGTACATTAAGGTGTATGTCTCTAGACCACTTTAAAAGTCATGCTACTCATGCACTATAACATTGCATTTGCATCTAGCACAGCAGAGAGACTCGGTAAAGTTGAAGCAAAATTCAGCATTATCCAGAGATCTAAGGTATGTGCACCATAATTAttcatgattaaaaataaagtcaatGAACATGAACCTATTTCTTCCACTTGTCCcaaaagatattcatgccttAAATAATACCAAAACAAAATCTTCTTGAAAAGCCTTATTCTAATGTGACCATCAGTGGTTGAGATGAATTTGATGGAGGACACCTCTACATGGGGCCTTATTAATACAGATTAAGAAAGTAGAGTGTGCTAGTTCTTAGGGGGAATATTTTGTATTGAGTAAAGTCTTGGAGGATTTACATTGTGAGGGGGAATATTTTGGAGACCATATACTCTAACAAAGTTCACTTGTTAGGATCAAATTGGGTGCATCTAGTAAAAGGGAATCGATGAGAGATACATCAGTCGAACCTAGTTCTTCTATTGGGAACCATATAAACTTGGATTTCggattgatataaaataaaataaaatttatagttgGTGCTGCAGTTGATAGTACACGTCCAGGGAACAGATTGAGAGAACATGTTCCTTTACAAGTgatattcaagaaaatttgtTCCTCTTACTGACTCtattgaaattaaagatgagTAAACTATTGTTTCTGCCAAAAGAACATTATTGATTGAACAAGAACCTTAAAactgataaaaaaaaagaaaaaaaaggattgaGCGTGCATAGACAAAGGTTAACTTTGAAATTGAGAAGACTACTAATTTTGTTAttcaaaaagatatttttgcTGCTGAAAAATGACTTTTATTTATCCTCTCATCGTTTGATATTACCTAACCACTCTAGCCTTTgacttccaatttttttttcatcactAGTGTTTGATTCtatgtttaattttgattacattTGCGGTGTATATGATTTTTGATTAATGCTAATGTCGGATTTGAGTTTCAGGTTAATGTCTATCTCTCATGTTTATGCTAATGCTTTGTTTTATCTCATTGAGTTCTTGATTATTAAGTGTTTGTGTAAGTGATAGCCTAGTGGCCATGAGTATCGAATTTGCCTAATGTTAAAAGGGGGAAGCAACTGCATATGAGTGATGTGTACCTATTCAATGCAAGAAGATAAAATTTGACATAgtcaaaaagggggaattttTTAAAGTACTGTTGTTTTGAAGCATGGCAAAGTTAAGGAGTTGTAGTGTAACATGGCAAAATAAGGAAGGTGTGTGTCTTATTTGGTGAGTTCGAAATGTATaattgtcatcatcaaaaagggggaatttgttagaatgataaagattttgataattgacaaataCAGAAACAGGTTGTACAGACGTGTTCCTTATATAACGAATCTGACTTGGATAAGGAGAACGTCAACCACGTGAATTAGAAGTTATAAAGCTgtggaattattattttttcgacaAGCAACAAGTACTAAAAGTTTCCTTTTATAAAGGAGTTCAAAGCcaagtgaaagaaggaaaactaaTTCCTATTTAAGgtaatctatttaaggaaattgtgttttcttatttgttttaggaaattctgtagaaaagGAGTCCAAGTAGAAGTCAACAAGGATTTGTAGAAGTCAAATACAAGTTGAATTATACAAGGATTTGTTGATGTTTTGATCTATAAATAGGGAGCtatttgcataaaaaaaattgtgcacttacatagagagaagatcaaaacacgatcaagaagtttgaaagaatttttagatttattggGAGTGTAGCAATTTGTGAGGAAAAACTGTAAGATTGTATTCAAGAGTCTTGTTTACGATCTTAGTTTTGTTAGTAGGAGTTATTCGACAAGTTGTAAAACTTGAGGAACATTGGAACATATAAaaccgggggggggggggggggggggttgtgtctttgggtagctagaaattagagtttataatttcttagctaggaactagagtttataattcctctaggaattagagtttataattccttaggttacatagctttgtaatcttttgttgagacttgaaattttataaagtgGAGTTAAATCCTATAGAGGTGTAGGTCGTGGTTTTTACCCTTGTGAGTTGGGGTTTTCCGCGATAAAATattgtgtcattattttatttacttcacAAAACGTAAATGCTGTAATTTCTCAAAGGAACATATAGAATAAACCTGTTTATAAGGCGAATTTGGGGGTCAGAATTCCAACACATACTTTCAACCTCATCTATAGATATTAGACTATATACCTTAGTGTATCTTgaaaattaatacttttttccacTTTTTCAAACAATATTCTTTAAGTTTGTTGAACTTGAATATATTAgttcaaaaacatgaatttttgtACTAATAATAGATTTCAAAGGTTTCCTTACATGTTTTGCTTTTACATTtacaagatttttgaaaaatcatcaatgtttatcatagaaattaattatatttttgtaagtgTTTTGATAGAAGCAATTCTAACATGACATACTCTACGATAACACAAATTAATAGACTTAAAAATATAAGCAGAATTCTAAATACTAGCATTATTGATAATCTATTGAACATTgttcaatacaaatatttctccACGAAGATATCTCTT
This DNA window, taken from Solanum lycopersicum chromosome 5, SLM_r2.1, encodes the following:
- the LOC138348648 gene encoding uncharacterized protein; the protein is MYAAWRTGYSDMYEEDDEDIALMAIEESDVEPESDSEETETTLKVMLLMHYNIAFASSTAERLGKVEAKFSIIQRSKENKEKENKQKKIKEKKGDEEEEKKKKTNKKKRTMKKFEGERKGKN